A window of Spirochaetota bacterium genomic DNA:
AGTATAATTCAGCTAGGGGAATAGCCATCCCTTAAGATTATTATACATTACTTCATCTTAGAGATATATTCTCAATTACGTCAAATGATTCAGCGCTTTCATTACTATAAAATCAACCCGTTTTTTCTGTCTATCCTTCGCCATCCTTGAATCTCCTTCATCCTTACTATTATAAATCGAGTAATTAACTGCTTCTCTCCTCTCACGGCATATCATCCATAATTGGTTGAGATTTTATTACTTCATAATCTGAACTGGCGCAACTAAAAGCGGTATGAGAATAAACATGTAGCTTAATTTCTAATAATTTGAATCTTGAATCAGAGCAGGCCAGGTTTTCCATGCAGTAGGATAAGCTCCTTTTTCCAAATCAACAAAAGGAATACCAAGCTTTGTGCAAGGAATACCAAGCTCTGTGCAAGGAATTCCAAGCTCTGTGCAAGGAATTCCAAGCTCTATGCAAGGAATTCCAAGCTCTATGCAAGGAATTCCAAGCTCTATGCAAGGAATTCCAAGCTCTATGCAAGGAATTCCAAGCTCTATGCAAGGAATTCCAAGNNNNNNNNNNNNNNNNNNNNNNNNNNNNNNNNNNNNNNNNNNNNNNNNNNNNNNNNNNNNNNNNNNNNNNNNNNNNNNNNNNNNNNNNNNNNNNNNNNNNTGCAAGGAATTCCAAGCTCTATGCAAGGAATTCCAAGCTCTATGCAAGGAATTCCAAGCTCTATGCAAGGAATTCCAAGCTCTATGCAAGGAATTCCAAGCTCTATGCAAGGAATTCCAAGTCCTGTGTAAGGATGAGTTTAATTCCTCTATACTGGGGTTATACAAAAAGTCATTCACCTGCGCGGGATTTGAGAATACAGGAATCTCAAATATATACATTATTTTACTTATTTTGATTCCGGCATTCCGTTTTGCTGTAACCTGAATGAAATACTTTTTAGACAATCCCACATATTATTCTAATGAGCCCTTCTGTTACCCTTCCTGCCGCCCTTTTCCCATGATTTTATGACAAATTTTCTTCAAGCTTTTCAAACTTTTTGCCGTATTGCGCATAAATAGCGCTCGTCAGCCTTGATGATTCCTCTTTCAGGTCCTTTATCAAGCATGTTAGCTGTTCTGTGGATTGCTGCAACCCTTAAATTATCAATAAAAAAAGCCCGATCACAATTCAATCGAGCTTTTTTAAAAAAAGATGAAAAATACGTTTATATCGTAGATACTTGAACGGCCCTTGGGCCCTTATCACTCTTTTCAACCTCAAACTGTACTTCTGCACCTTCAGTTAGTGTTTTAAAGCCATCGCTTATTATTCCAGAATGGTGGACAAAATAATCCTGCCCATCATTAGAAGAAATAAAACCATAACCTTTCTGATCGTTAAACCATTTTACTGTACCTTGCAACATGCTACAAACTCCTTTAATTTATGTACGGGATATCTCCCGCAAGGATTAGCCTGAATACTACTATGGAAGTAACTCGGAAGTCTTAGGTTAAACCCATAGATAAGTTATCGAACATAATCATTATTTAGTCAATATATTTATTTATATCATTTTGTCAATCTATTAACCTTTTTTTGTCGCAGTATTAGCATATTCTGTTATTTATGGCAAAAATGTTGAAAAAGACATATTTAAATGACAATTTATAGCTATTTCTCAATTAGCATCGATTATTTTTACAATTTTAGTTTGAGTATGTTTATCAATCAAAAGCCTTGATAAAGTCCGGAATCGGGTTTAATTGGATTATCAACATTATTGATGATATTAGGCCTATATATTGAAATTTTTCTTTTTTTTGATTTGTCATTTTTACTGAGTAAATTATTATAATTTCAGTCTTTTAAAAGGAGAAAGTTATGACCTGGAATACTGAATTTGAAGTTGCCTTTAATCCAAAGACAATAGCCCTTGTTGGCGCTTCAACAAAAACGGAAACATTTGGAGGAGGATCATTTATAATAAGCATGCAAGAACTCGGTTTTGAGGGAAGGATCTATCCGATAAACCCAAAGGCTGAGGGAATGGAAATAAAGGGTCTCAAGGTCCTCCCTAATCTCAAATCAGTACCAGAGCCTATTGATCTGGTAATTATTACAGTGCCAGCTCCAATAGTGCCATCTGTGCTGGAAGATTGCATAAAAGTCAATGCCAGAAATGTGCACATATTCACCGCAGGTTTTGAGGAGACTGGAGACAAGGAGGGTGAAGAACTTGGGACAAGGATAAAGGAGTTAGCGAGGCAGGGGAGGCTTCGTATCATCGGCCCCAACGGAATGGGTCTTTATGTGCCTAATGGAAGGATTGGCACATTCTCTGCATTACCACACGATAGCGGCCCAGTAGCCTTTGTCTCTCAGAGTGGCGGTCATTGCAATGAATTTACCCATAGCGCGGCCGAATATGGCATACGCTTCAGCAAGGTTATTAGTTATGGGAATGCCTATACAATGGACAGCGCCGATTATCTTGAGTACCTGGCCGAGGACTCAGAGACCGAAATAATTACAATGTATATTGAGGGGATTCAGGATGGGAGGAGGCTCGCCAAATTAGTGCGAGAGATCAACCCCAAAAAGCCAATAATTATCTGGAAGGGGGGTCTAACAAAATCTGGCGCAAGGGTAGTAAGGTCACACACCGCCTCATTAGCTGGAGATAATGACATCTGGTCCTCCTTCTTTAAACAGACCGGCGCAGTAAGGGCTAATTCACTGGATGAGATCATGGATCTGGCTATGACATTCCTATATGTCGCTCCTACTACCGGCAATCGCATGGGGATAATCGGCGGAGGCGGTGGACGAAGCGTATCCTCAGCAGATGTCTGCACCAATGAAGGCCTGGAAGTCCCTACCCTGTCCAAAGAAACCGTAGATAAATTGAAAACCCTTGTGCCCATGGCTGGGAACATCATCCAAAACCCAACTGATACCATCCTGATGCTCTATGATTTAAACCTATTAGCTGGGATGACCGAATTGGTGGCTACTGATCCATCAATAGATATCCTCATCAATGATCCTCCCTTTATTCTAATGCGAGGAGTCCCATCAGGGATAATGTTTAGCGATGAGCTGTTTCAGCCCCTGGCTGAAAGGATAGGCGACATCTCAAGGAGCGGCACCCGCAACAAACCGCTTGTGATCGTATCTCAACCATGGAAGGGTGAACCCTCAATGATGTCAGCTGTTGAGCAATTTGAGAAGGAAGTGCTGGATATGGGAGTTCCTGTTTATCGTTCACTAAGACGCGCCAGCCGCGCCCTTGCCAAGTTCATCGAATATCATAGATTTATTGAGAGGGTGAGAATCCGCAAAGAATAATTTCTGTTCATTAGATGATGGGTTATGAAGTCATGAATCCGAATTGATCCCACAAATTGATCTATAATCTGGCAATCCAATATCATGAGACAGCCTTCAGCGCTGAATCAACCAATAGCTAAACCCTCCATGGCAGCAAATCCCCGTCCATTCCTCAACCACATCTCAACAGGATGATCCCGGATGTATCCATGTCCGCCTAAAAGTTGTACGCCATAGTCCGTAATTTTCATAGTCTGATCAGCGCAGTACATCTTAGCAAGCGTGGCCTCGCGTGTGCCATCTTCATTGCGATCCAATTTCCATGCTGAACGCCAGGCAAGCAATCTCATCCCCTCTATTTCCATTGCTGATTCCGCCAGCATAAAGGCAACAGCCTGTCTGCTTGCGATTGGCTCGCCAAAGGCATGCCTCTCCTTGGCATATTCAAGGGCATACTCATATGAGGCTCGAGCGACACCAACAGCCATTGAACATAGATTAGCCCTTGAGAGATTAACAATACGCATATAATCTATGCCTCTTTCGCCTCCAAGCCGACATGATCTCGGCACTTCGCAATCCTCAAATGTTACTGGGAAAAGATGCAGGGGTCTGAAGCCCATGTTTTTCTCTCTATCGCCTATGACAACACCCTTTGTATTCCTATCTATGATGATTGCCTCCACTGAGGCGGTTCCGCCACCCTTAACGCTATTGGCATATACGATAAAATGCTCCGCCCTATCAGCTAGCGGAACCATGCACTTCTTTCCGTTAATCACCATTGTGTCCTTGTTCATTTCTACAGTTGTATGAAGGCTGAATGGGGAGAAGGTAATACGTGGCTCCATCAGGGCTGAGGTAGCCGAAAAAAATTTATCACCGCAAAATTTTGGCAGATATTCTTCCTTCTGTTCCTCAGTGCCAAACTCCAGAAGAGGAATCACCATCAACAAGGGCGAGAGCGCGGCTATTGAGAGGCTAACGTCCCCCCATGCCAATTCCTCGACCATAATCGCGGAATTAAGCGCGGATTTGCTCATATCATATCCACCGTATTTCTCAGGAATAATGTTGGAACAAAACCCCAACTCCCATACCTTTGCTAAAAGATCTTCCGGCAACCTATCCTCCTCGTCGCATTCCCTTGCAATCTCCCGAATCTCATTCTGAGCAAATTTACGCATGGTATCCTGAATTTGTTTCTGTTCCTCATTCAATGTAAACTCGGCCATATATACCTCCAAGAGTTTTCCTTAATATAATTTTTACCTAGGAATATATATTGTGGGAAAGTGAATTCTAATTATTACGAAATGGCATTATGGAAGATAAAGCTTTTGAAGGCAAGCAAAAAGCAAGACTATTAATATTACAAATTCTAATGAATATGATCTCCCTCTTATATAATATCTACAGAAAAGTCAGCAAAATACAAGTTGAAATAATGCTATATAATACTATGAATAGGGGTGATTTGAGGCGGCTTTACAACGTTACTATCCTACTGATTCATCAAAACACCTCATCAATGTTGGCTAAGATGAATATCCCTTCACCCTAGCCAACTATGTGAATATTTGTCAAATAGTGCTATCCAAAATTTAACTGCTATCAACAAGCATGGCCCTTATCGCTTTTGGGCTCTGTATTGCTTTCTAAAACTTAACACCTCATTAAGCATCTCCCTTGAATATGCCTTTCCAACCATTTTATCCCAAACCGGCTTAGTCCTATTCTTGAAGAGCGCAATCTCCTCAGGAGTCATCTTAATCTCTTTACAGCCATAATTTATCATTGCTCTTTTTCCATCTTCACCGATCTTGTACATCTCCTTGACTAATTTCTTCCCCACCTCATTGCCCAACTTCTCAATAGCCTTCCTCTGATTCAGGGGAAGCTTCTTCCATGCCTTCATCACAACTACAAATAGCCCCTGATCATATCTTATTGGGAGCGGATTGATATACTTGGTAATCGTATAGAGTTGAGCCGCCAGCCACCATACAGATGGAGATATTGCGCCGTCAACCACACCGGATCTCATTGACGGAACAACCTCTGGCACATTTACCGGGATTGGGCTTGCGCCAAGCGCCTTTAGGACCTCCACCTCTAATGAACCATGCCAGGTTAATATTTTACTCTTCTTGAAATCATCAGGGCTTCTCAAAGGAAATTTTGATGAATAAAAATGTTCATCTAAGTGTGCTGTAGTCAAAACCTTAAACCCATTTTTCTCAGCAATTTTATCTATTGTAGGTCTCATCCTTTTTTGAACATAACCGGCTTCCTTATAACTATCAAATAAGAAGGGTAATTCCATCACCGATATGCCGGGACAAATTGAGGAATTGGACGTACCAGAGATTAGCGATCCATGCAGTTGGCCAATTCTCATCTTTGCCACATAATCCTCTTCATCCCCCATTGTGCCACCAAGGTACCATACACATTTCACATCCCCATTAGTCACTTTTAAGACATCCTGTGTGAAATCTACAGTCAAAATGCTTACCATCTTGATTGTATCCTGGCCTAAAGTCGCCCACTTCCATACATACTTTGGCTTTTTTTCTGCCATTACACTGGATAAACTGAATCCAGCGATTAGCAGTCCTGATAATGTTAGAGTAATCATACACACTTTGGTCCCCTTCATGTTAAAAATCCCCCCTTTTTTTTTTAATCTTCCTCTATTCTACTTCAAATTCCAATAATGGAAGCACTATTGGCGTCTCTGTAAAAATTAGTCTCAATACTAATCTTCAATCCCCTTGCCTATTACTGAATAGGCTATATTAAGGTTTTATTTTTATATTGTCAGGGTTATTGGCCTATTATTACATTGAGACCTTCTTCTTGGTACGGTATTTTTTCAAGAGGAGCAACACATCATCCAACATCTCCTTTGAATATGACTTGCCAATCATCTTATTCCAAACCGGCCTCGTCCTCTTTCTGAATACCTCAATCTCTTCAGGTATCATCTTTACCTCTTTACATCCATATGTTATCATCGCTTTATAGGAATCTTTACAAACCTTACGGAGTTCTTGGTTAATTTTTTTATTTAAAGGAGGCATCAGCTTCATAATTCTTTTCCTGTATTCAAGAGGAATCTCATTCCATGCACTCATTGATACTATAAATACACCTGGATCATATCTAATCGGCAATGGATTGATATATTTGGTAATCGTATAGAGTTGTGCCGCTAACCACCAAAATGACGGAGAGATACATGAATCAACGACACCAGCCCTCATAGAAGGCACTATCTCCGGAACATTGACAGGAATTGGACTAGCCCCGAGTGTCTTTAGTACTTCTACTTCTAGTGGACCATGCCAGGACAGCATTTTGCTCTTCTTAAAGTCTTCGGGAGTCTTCATCGGAAGCTTGGTTGAATAAAAATGTTCAAAATCCACACCCGCATCAAATAATAACTTAAAGCCATTCTTTTCAGCAATTTTTGAGAGTTTTGGTCTCAATCTATTTCTTACATAATCCACTTCATCCCAATTATTAAACAAGAAGGGTAATTCCATCACAGATATTCCGGGACAGGCCATTGCATTAGCGGTTCCTGTAATCAGCGCTCCTTGAAGTTGGTTTATCCTCATCTTTGCGATATAATCCTCTTCATCTCCCATTACCCCACCCATATACCAGACACATTTCAACTCTGAATTTGTCACTTTCAGAATATCCCCGGTCAGGTCTACAGTTAAAATACTTACCATTTTAATTGTGTCTTGACCGAGTGTCCCAAATTTCCATATATATTTTGGTTTCTTTTCGGCCATTAAGATTGATAAACAAAATCCAACAATAAATAAACCTGATAAAACACATGCTAAAATATAAAATCTCTCTCTTCTCATCATTTTAACCTCTTAAATAGAAATTTAGGGGCAAAGAACAGTTATTCCACAACAAGCCATTTTATATTATTCTTAAAGCCCAGAAGTTCTAAAAATATTGTGCTTGATTTGGGTCTAACTGAAATAGTCAAGCTTTGGTCTATCAAAATTTTAAGTGAATACCTAATTTGCTAATAAAAGAAAAACTAGGGGGAGAAATTTATAGAAGAAGAAAAATAGAGTAAATCGCTTCAGTAATCAATTCACCTATACCAAAGAGCGTATTGATATTAAAGAATATGCACCTTGTGATAAGTCACATAACATTTAAATAATTCTTATAACGTTATAAATGACCACAATTTCATTCTATTTTTATATGATCATCTGCAATTAGAACTGATAATAAAAGAAATGATGTATTTACTCAATCATGTAAAAAATATCCCAATAACTGAGGAATAAAATGGAACAAATATGCTTTATGATTCTCAGTAAATACTTCCCCCTTGGATTACCCAATTATACAATTTTACCAAAAAATCTTTTATAGTGAATATTTATATTATTAGACCTATTTTCACTATCAAAAATATTAAGGATATTATTTTTGTATAATTCAGCTTTTATACTTGAGTATTTTTAAATAATAGACCTTCTGCCCACACAGTATGACTATTTTTTCAGTTAACATAATTTGGGATTAAATATTGTCAAGAAAAATAAAATATTTATAAACATATGGCATAGCCTTGAGTTGCAATCCGGCTGCACTGTAATCTGCACAATATTTGATGAATTAGGACGAAGTGTTTAGAATATCTCCAGAAACGGAGTCGTTAAATCCAAGTTGCTTGAAATAATCTAAAAAAACAAAAAAAATTAACTATAAACATATATTTTATGTAACATAATAGCTATTGATTGTACAAGTAAAAG
This region includes:
- a CDS encoding CoA-binding protein, which encodes MTWNTEFEVAFNPKTIALVGASTKTETFGGGSFIISMQELGFEGRIYPINPKAEGMEIKGLKVLPNLKSVPEPIDLVIITVPAPIVPSVLEDCIKVNARNVHIFTAGFEETGDKEGEELGTRIKELARQGRLRIIGPNGMGLYVPNGRIGTFSALPHDSGPVAFVSQSGGHCNEFTHSAAEYGIRFSKVISYGNAYTMDSADYLEYLAEDSETEIITMYIEGIQDGRRLAKLVREINPKKPIIIWKGGLTKSGARVVRSHTASLAGDNDIWSSFFKQTGAVRANSLDEIMDLAMTFLYVAPTTGNRMGIIGGGGGRSVSSADVCTNEGLEVPTLSKETVDKLKTLVPMAGNIIQNPTDTILMLYDLNLLAGMTELVATDPSIDILINDPPFILMRGVPSGIMFSDELFQPLAERIGDISRSGTRNKPLVIVSQPWKGEPSMMSAVEQFEKEVLDMGVPVYRSLRRASRALAKFIEYHRFIERVRIRKE
- the dctP gene encoding TRAP transporter substrate-binding protein DctP, encoding MKGTKVCMITLTLSGLLIAGFSLSSVMAEKKPKYVWKWATLGQDTIKMVSILTVDFTQDVLKVTNGDVKCVWYLGGTMGDEEDYVAKMRIGQLHGSLISGTSNSSICPGISVMELPFLFDSYKEAGYVQKRMRPTIDKIAEKNGFKVLTTAHLDEHFYSSKFPLRSPDDFKKSKILTWHGSLEVEVLKALGASPIPVNVPEVVPSMRSGVVDGAISPSVWWLAAQLYTITKYINPLPIRYDQGLFVVVMKAWKKLPLNQRKAIEKLGNEVGKKLVKEMYKIGEDGKRAMINYGCKEIKMTPEEIALFKNRTKPVWDKMVGKAYSREMLNEVLSFRKQYRAQKR
- a CDS encoding cold shock domain-containing protein; this translates as MLQGTVKWFNDQKGYGFISSNDGQDYFVHHSGIISDGFKTLTEGAEVQFEVEKSDKGPRAVQVSTI
- the dctP gene encoding TRAP transporter substrate-binding protein DctP — encoded protein: MMRRERFYILACVLSGLFIVGFCLSILMAEKKPKYIWKFGTLGQDTIKMVSILTVDLTGDILKVTNSELKCVWYMGGVMGDEEDYIAKMRINQLQGALITGTANAMACPGISVMELPFLFNNWDEVDYVRNRLRPKLSKIAEKNGFKLLFDAGVDFEHFYSTKLPMKTPEDFKKSKMLSWHGPLEVEVLKTLGASPIPVNVPEIVPSMRAGVVDSCISPSFWWLAAQLYTITKYINPLPIRYDPGVFIVSMSAWNEIPLEYRKRIMKLMPPLNKKINQELRKVCKDSYKAMITYGCKEVKMIPEEIEVFRKRTRPVWNKMIGKSYSKEMLDDVLLLLKKYRTKKKVSM
- a CDS encoding acyl-CoA dehydrogenase family protein, giving the protein MAEFTLNEEQKQIQDTMRKFAQNEIREIARECDEEDRLPEDLLAKVWELGFCSNIIPEKYGGYDMSKSALNSAIMVEELAWGDVSLSIAALSPLLMVIPLLEFGTEEQKEEYLPKFCGDKFFSATSALMEPRITFSPFSLHTTVEMNKDTMVINGKKCMVPLADRAEHFIVYANSVKGGGTASVEAIIIDRNTKGVVIGDREKNMGFRPLHLFPVTFEDCEVPRSCRLGGERGIDYMRIVNLSRANLCSMAVGVARASYEYALEYAKERHAFGEPIASRQAVAFMLAESAMEIEGMRLLAWRSAWKLDRNEDGTREATLAKMYCADQTMKITDYGVQLLGGHGYIRDHPVEMWLRNGRGFAAMEGLAIG